Proteins from one Sphingomonas sp. HF-S4 genomic window:
- a CDS encoding DUF5818 domain-containing protein has product MEIGTRIDEVGTLIRDGGGFYLRRDLGGRFELELHRTPVDLVEKRVRLVGILVGSNLVNADGVAPV; this is encoded by the coding sequence ATGGAGATCGGAACGCGGATCGACGAGGTCGGGACGTTGATCCGCGACGGCGGTGGCTTCTACCTGCGTCGAGATCTTGGTGGGAGGTTCGAGCTCGAGCTTCATCGCACGCCCGTAGATCTGGTCGAAAAGCGTGTGCGGCTAGTGGGCATTCTTGTTGGTTCGAACCTCGTAAATGCCGACGGCGTTGCACCGGTGTGA
- a CDS encoding polysaccharide lyase 6 family protein, protein MIAAASAPAQAREWLVYSQAEYASAARQLTPGDRILLADGEWKDFQIRLTGQGRSNAPIRLAAQTPGNVVLTGASNLKLSGRYLEVSGLTFRNGYSPDDQVIAFRTSAKAWADDSRVTGIVIDRFNKPDRRTEDNWVAIYGRGNRVDQSHFEGKANGGAMLIVVRQKGMPLDNRARIDHNYFGPRPPLGSNGGETIRIGTSTESGSDSGTVVEDNLFERCDGEVEIVSVKSGGNMIRRNTFLESQGSLVLRHGSGNIIEGNVFLGRGVPHSGGIRVINERQVIRNNYLEGLAGTDFTSAIAVMNGVPNSPVNRYMPVRDVMIERNSIVEVARITIGAGADAERSQAPRDVRIAGNLISGVGGKDPLRIEADASGVQFAGNVLAGKASAVAGIPARNVALERAENGLLYPRDRTLTIGASRDLRSVARESVGVAWYAKPAQRAVAFDSGRTIDVRAGASLGDAVKRAGAGDAVRLAPGSYTVAAPIVVDRPLTLRAARGSATIRMHTTLFQLEEGGALQLDGVAIDGSGAAIGSAVIRASARPMLGNYRVRIAHSRAANVPGDVIASSPATLAEAIAIDDSDFEGVAGAVVAAHAETGADGLYSAERVTIADSRFVKVGTIADLYRGGTDESTFGPHFAMTGSTVTDSGAVLLSGVQEAEVRGNRFVRSKGVAVVHSVGAPDTRIAGNTFAATPAPSVRELHYAGPPRAALEDNVMEKSL, encoded by the coding sequence ATGATTGCCGCGGCCTCTGCCCCGGCTCAAGCTCGCGAGTGGCTGGTTTATAGCCAGGCCGAATACGCTTCTGCAGCGCGGCAGCTAACACCGGGCGATAGGATCTTGCTCGCCGACGGCGAGTGGAAGGACTTCCAGATCCGGCTGACGGGGCAGGGGCGCAGCAATGCGCCGATCCGCCTTGCCGCCCAGACCCCGGGCAATGTGGTGCTTACCGGCGCGTCCAACCTGAAGCTTAGCGGGCGCTACCTGGAAGTTTCGGGGCTCACCTTCCGCAACGGCTATTCCCCCGACGACCAGGTGATCGCGTTTCGCACCAGCGCCAAGGCTTGGGCAGACGATAGCCGCGTAACGGGCATCGTCATCGACCGATTCAACAAGCCCGATCGGCGCACCGAAGACAATTGGGTGGCGATCTACGGCCGCGGCAATCGCGTCGACCAGTCGCATTTCGAAGGCAAGGCCAATGGCGGTGCGATGCTGATCGTCGTGCGGCAGAAGGGCATGCCACTCGATAATCGTGCACGGATCGATCACAATTATTTCGGTCCGCGGCCGCCGCTCGGCTCGAATGGCGGCGAGACGATCCGGATCGGCACCAGCACCGAATCGGGCAGCGATTCGGGCACCGTGGTCGAGGACAATCTTTTCGAGCGGTGCGACGGCGAAGTCGAGATCGTCTCGGTCAAGTCGGGCGGCAATATGATCCGGCGCAACACGTTCCTGGAATCGCAGGGCTCGCTGGTGCTGCGCCATGGCAGCGGCAATATCATCGAGGGCAATGTGTTTCTCGGCCGCGGGGTGCCGCACAGCGGCGGGATCCGCGTGATCAACGAGCGCCAGGTGATCCGGAACAACTATCTTGAGGGGCTCGCGGGCACCGACTTCACCAGCGCGATCGCCGTGATGAACGGCGTGCCCAACTCGCCGGTCAACCGCTACATGCCGGTGCGCGACGTGATGATCGAGCGCAACAGCATCGTCGAGGTGGCGCGGATCACGATCGGGGCGGGGGCGGATGCCGAGCGCTCGCAGGCGCCGCGCGACGTGCGGATCGCCGGGAACCTGATTTCGGGCGTCGGCGGCAAAGATCCGCTGCGGATCGAGGCCGATGCTTCGGGCGTGCAGTTTGCAGGCAATGTGCTGGCCGGCAAGGCGAGCGCGGTTGCCGGGATCCCGGCGCGCAACGTGGCGCTCGAGCGCGCGGAGAACGGGTTGCTCTATCCCCGGGATCGCACGCTGACGATAGGAGCGAGCCGTGACCTGCGCTCGGTGGCGCGCGAGAGTGTAGGCGTCGCCTGGTACGCAAAGCCGGCGCAGCGCGCGGTTGCGTTCGACAGCGGTCGGACGATCGACGTCCGCGCCGGAGCCTCGCTTGGCGATGCAGTGAAGCGGGCGGGCGCGGGCGACGCAGTGCGGCTGGCGCCGGGAAGCTATACGGTCGCGGCGCCGATCGTGGTCGACCGGCCGCTGACGCTGCGCGCGGCGCGCGGCAGCGCGACGATCCGGATGCACACGACGCTGTTCCAGCTCGAGGAAGGGGGCGCGCTGCAACTCGACGGGGTGGCGATCGACGGCAGCGGCGCGGCCATAGGCAGCGCGGTGATCCGGGCGAGCGCGCGGCCGATGCTGGGCAATTACCGCGTGCGGATTGCGCACAGCCGCGCGGCGAACGTCCCTGGCGACGTGATCGCGAGCAGCCCGGCGACGTTGGCCGAAGCGATCGCGATCGACGACAGCGACTTCGAAGGTGTCGCCGGCGCGGTGGTCGCCGCGCATGCCGAGACCGGCGCTGACGGGCTGTACAGCGCCGAGCGTGTGACGATCGCCGACAGCCGCTTCGTCAAGGTCGGCACCATCGCCGATCTCTATCGCGGCGGCACCGACGAAAGCACCTTCGGCCCGCATTTCGCGATGACCGGCTCGACCGTGACCGACAGCGGCGCGGTGCTGCTCTCGGGGGTGCAGGAAGCAGAAGTGCGTGGCAACCGCTTCGTCCGCAGCAAGGGCGTCGCTGTGGTCCACAGCGTCGGCGCCCCCGACACGCGGATCGCGGGCAACACCTTCGCCGCGACGCCGGCACCGAGCGTGCGCGAGTTGCACTATGCGGGGCCGCCGCGCGCGGCGCTCGAAGACAATGTGATGGAGAAGAGCCTGTGA
- a CDS encoding alginate lyase family protein, whose amino-acid sequence MIRALLVTTALVVAAPVAAQPAGPVLFDPVGFAAVRGAQPPLFAGELTRVKALVEAAMRAPIDVPVPKDPGGGYTHEQHKRNYTALYGAGLLYRITGDARYADYARRLLLAYAQLYPTLGPHPAKANEAAGRLFWQSLNDSVWLVYGAQGYDAIRDTLSPADRKTIDDNVFRRMAEFLSVGNAASFNRIHNHATWAAAGVGMTGYVLRDSELVARALKGTDKSGKAGFLAQVDQLFSPDGYYTEGPYYQRYALQPFVVFAAAIAANQPELGIWKRRDGVLLKAIRTTIQLTYDGYFFPLNDAMRDKSLKTDELYQAVAIGYAATQDPSFLSIAQWQGRSTLTPDGIAVARDLAAGKFKPFAFPSQLYRDGPEGTRGALAVMRSRQGDDAAQVLVAKNSAMGMGHGHFDKLNWLLYDAGKVIVTDYGAARFLNIEAKDGGRYLKENESWAKQTVAHNTLVVNESSHFDGKWKLGEEHAPRQLFFAGDAPTKVSTAEMTGAYPGVTFRRTLVQLPLGKGSPLVLDLLRAKGDKPATYDLPLHYAGHIIEVGFPAKSNTAARPVLGAANGYQHIWVDVVGTAGAEGAALTWINGGRFYTYRMLPPEGAMLYLGETGANDPRFNLRREPLLLQRVAGKADVTFVSLLEPHGAYDPAAETTVASQSQVQALRHVRGSDGDLVLVQPRTGAPVIIAIADDTDPNKTHSAMIDGRTIRWTGHFAHIGGDAK is encoded by the coding sequence GTGATCCGCGCGCTACTGGTGACGACAGCGCTGGTCGTGGCGGCGCCCGTCGCGGCGCAGCCGGCCGGGCCGGTGCTGTTCGATCCCGTAGGGTTCGCCGCGGTGCGTGGTGCGCAGCCGCCGCTGTTCGCGGGCGAACTGACGCGCGTGAAGGCGCTGGTCGAAGCCGCAATGCGCGCGCCTATCGACGTGCCGGTGCCCAAGGATCCGGGCGGTGGCTATACCCATGAGCAGCACAAACGAAACTATACCGCGCTCTACGGCGCCGGGCTGCTCTACCGGATCACCGGCGACGCCAGATATGCCGACTATGCGCGGCGGCTGCTGCTTGCCTATGCCCAACTCTATCCGACGCTGGGGCCGCACCCGGCCAAGGCCAACGAGGCGGCAGGCCGGCTGTTCTGGCAGAGCCTCAACGACAGCGTCTGGCTTGTCTATGGCGCGCAGGGTTATGACGCGATCCGCGACACGCTGAGCCCTGCCGACCGCAAGACGATCGACGACAACGTCTTCCGCCGGATGGCCGAGTTCCTGTCAGTGGGGAATGCCGCGAGCTTCAATCGCATTCACAATCACGCGACCTGGGCCGCGGCGGGCGTCGGGATGACCGGCTATGTGCTGCGCGACTCCGAACTGGTCGCGCGCGCGCTCAAGGGGACGGACAAGAGCGGCAAGGCAGGCTTCCTCGCGCAGGTCGACCAACTCTTCTCGCCCGACGGCTATTATACAGAAGGCCCCTATTACCAGCGCTATGCGCTCCAGCCCTTCGTGGTGTTCGCCGCGGCGATCGCCGCGAACCAGCCCGAGCTCGGCATCTGGAAGCGGCGCGACGGCGTGCTGCTCAAGGCGATCCGCACCACGATCCAGCTAACCTATGACGGCTATTTCTTCCCGCTCAACGACGCGATGCGCGACAAGAGCCTCAAGACCGACGAACTCTATCAGGCCGTGGCGATCGGCTATGCCGCCACCCAGGATCCGAGCTTCCTGAGCATCGCGCAGTGGCAGGGGCGCTCGACGCTGACTCCCGACGGCATCGCGGTGGCGCGCGATCTCGCCGCGGGCAAGTTCAAGCCGTTCGCCTTCCCCTCGCAGCTCTATCGCGACGGTCCCGAGGGGACACGCGGCGCGCTAGCGGTGATGCGCAGCCGGCAGGGCGACGATGCCGCGCAAGTGCTGGTCGCCAAGAACAGCGCGATGGGCATGGGGCATGGCCATTTCGACAAGCTCAACTGGCTGCTCTATGACGCCGGCAAGGTGATCGTCACCGATTACGGCGCGGCCCGCTTTCTCAACATCGAAGCCAAGGACGGCGGGCGCTACCTCAAAGAAAACGAGAGCTGGGCGAAGCAGACCGTCGCGCACAACACGCTGGTGGTGAACGAAAGCTCGCATTTCGATGGCAAGTGGAAGCTCGGCGAGGAGCATGCGCCGCGCCAGCTGTTCTTCGCTGGCGACGCCCCCACCAAGGTCAGCACCGCCGAGATGACGGGCGCCTATCCGGGCGTGACCTTCCGCCGCACGCTGGTCCAGCTGCCGCTCGGCAAGGGTAGTCCCTTGGTGCTCGACCTGCTGCGTGCGAAAGGCGACAAGCCGGCGACCTACGACCTGCCGCTGCATTATGCAGGGCACATCATCGAGGTTGGCTTCCCGGCCAAGTCGAATACCGCCGCCCGGCCGGTGCTTGGCGCGGCCAACGGGTACCAGCATATCTGGGTCGATGTAGTGGGCACGGCGGGCGCCGAGGGCGCGGCGCTGACCTGGATCAACGGCGGCCGTTTCTACACCTATCGCATGCTCCCGCCCGAGGGCGCGATGTTGTATCTGGGCGAGACCGGCGCTAACGATCCGCGCTTCAACCTGCGCCGCGAGCCGCTGCTGCTCCAGCGGGTGGCGGGCAAGGCCGACGTGACCTTCGTCTCGCTGCTCGAGCCGCACGGCGCCTATGACCCCGCCGCCGAGACCACGGTGGCGAGCCAGAGCCAGGTCCAGGCACTGCGCCATGTCCGCGGCAGCGACGGCGATCTGGTGCTGGTCCAGCCCCGCACGGGCGCACCGGTGATCATCGCGATCGCCGACGATACCGACCCCAACAAGACCCACAGCGCCATGATAGACGGCCGCACGATCCGCTGGACCGGGCACTTCGCCCACATCGGTGGAGACGCGAAATGA
- a CDS encoding MFS transporter, whose translation MIRKVAGLRWLVIGLIAVATVINYIDRNALAVMWPAVSKDIGADKNDYALLVTMFMIAYAVGQALFGRVLDVIGTRLGFVVSIGIWSLSIAGHAFVRSLGLLTLLRLTLGVSEAGNWPGAAKANATWFPPRERALAQGIFNSGAAIGAIVSAPLVALLYVGIGWRATFVVIGVLGFLWLLPWLFVYRSDPDAHPWLSDAERAHIAGEGEAVQRIGGYAPGMGALLRHKQSWAILVSRFFLDPVWWLFVSWLPIYLAETFGFDVKQIGLFAWVPFVGAMLGSLAGGWASGALIRAGWPALKARRAAITVGGVIMFPPLLLTMQASDPLTAVLLIAVILFGFQVAINNIQTLPSDYFAGGAVGSLAGIGGTAAVAGTLITTWLVPALTAQSYAPIFALAAAIVPLGVLAVWILGGREAPLSDPITISNQGAV comes from the coding sequence ATGATTCGGAAGGTGGCCGGGCTGCGCTGGCTGGTGATCGGGCTGATCGCGGTTGCGACGGTGATCAACTATATCGACCGGAACGCGCTCGCGGTGATGTGGCCGGCGGTGTCCAAGGACATCGGCGCCGACAAGAATGATTACGCGCTGCTCGTGACGATGTTCATGATCGCCTATGCCGTCGGGCAGGCGCTGTTCGGGCGCGTGCTCGACGTGATCGGCACGCGGCTAGGCTTCGTCGTCTCGATCGGAATCTGGTCGCTGTCGATCGCCGGGCATGCCTTTGTCCGCTCGCTCGGGTTGCTGACGCTGCTGCGGCTGACGCTGGGCGTCAGCGAGGCGGGCAATTGGCCCGGCGCGGCCAAGGCCAACGCGACCTGGTTCCCGCCGCGCGAGCGCGCGCTGGCGCAGGGCATTTTCAATTCGGGCGCCGCGATCGGCGCGATCGTCTCGGCGCCCTTGGTGGCATTGCTCTACGTCGGCATCGGCTGGCGCGCGACCTTCGTGGTGATCGGCGTGCTCGGCTTTCTTTGGCTGCTGCCCTGGCTGTTCGTCTATCGCAGCGATCCCGACGCGCACCCCTGGCTGAGCGATGCCGAGCGCGCGCATATCGCCGGCGAAGGCGAAGCGGTGCAGCGCATCGGGGGCTATGCGCCGGGTATGGGCGCATTGCTCCGCCACAAGCAGAGCTGGGCGATCCTGGTCAGCCGCTTCTTCCTCGATCCGGTCTGGTGGTTGTTCGTGTCGTGGCTGCCGATCTATTTGGCCGAAACCTTCGGTTTCGACGTCAAGCAGATCGGGCTGTTCGCCTGGGTGCCCTTTGTCGGCGCGATGCTGGGCAGCCTGGCGGGCGGCTGGGCATCGGGCGCGCTGATCCGTGCCGGCTGGCCCGCGCTCAAGGCGCGGCGCGCGGCGATCACCGTGGGCGGCGTGATCATGTTCCCGCCGCTGCTGCTCACGATGCAGGCGTCGGACCCTCTAACCGCAGTGCTGCTGATCGCGGTGATCCTGTTCGGCTTCCAGGTGGCGATCAACAACATCCAGACGCTGCCCAGCGACTATTTCGCCGGCGGCGCGGTCGGCTCGCTCGCCGGGATCGGCGGCACCGCCGCGGTCGCGGGAACGCTCATCACCACCTGGCTCGTGCCGGCGCTGACCGCGCAGAGCTATGCGCCGATCTTCGCGTTGGCGGCGGCGATCGTCCCGCTGGGCGTGCTCGCCGTCTGGATACTGGGCGGGCGCGAGGCGCCGCTTTCCGATCCGATCACCATTTCCAACCAAGGGGCTGTATAG
- a CDS encoding SDR family NAD(P)-dependent oxidoreductase, whose translation MKFKDKVAIVTGGGRDIGRSISMRLAAEGAKVVVNYRSDAAAAQATADEIVNAGGNALLHRADVTKADEVAGMIAATTAAYGETIDLLVNCAGGIVARKTLAEMDEAFYDLVMDLNLKSAFLVTKAVLPHLKQGSAIVNLASLAGRDGGGPGATVYATAKGALMTLTRGWAKELGPQGIRANALCPGLIGTSFHDTFSKPEGRKAVAGNTPLRREGHPDEVAAAVAYLLSEDASFLTGVNLDINGGLFFS comes from the coding sequence GTGAAGTTCAAGGACAAGGTTGCCATCGTCACCGGCGGCGGGCGCGATATCGGCAGGTCGATCTCGATGCGGCTCGCGGCCGAGGGCGCGAAGGTCGTGGTCAATTACCGCAGCGATGCCGCCGCGGCGCAGGCCACTGCCGACGAGATCGTCAATGCCGGCGGCAACGCACTGCTCCACCGTGCTGACGTGACCAAGGCGGACGAAGTCGCCGGGATGATCGCGGCGACGACTGCCGCCTATGGCGAGACGATCGACCTGCTGGTCAATTGCGCCGGCGGAATAGTCGCCCGCAAGACTCTCGCCGAGATGGACGAGGCCTTCTACGACCTCGTCATGGACCTGAACCTCAAGTCCGCTTTCCTCGTCACCAAGGCCGTGCTCCCGCACCTCAAGCAGGGAAGCGCAATCGTCAATCTGGCGTCGCTGGCGGGGCGTGACGGCGGCGGGCCAGGCGCGACGGTTTATGCCACCGCCAAGGGCGCGCTGATGACGCTGACCCGCGGCTGGGCGAAGGAGCTCGGACCGCAGGGCATTCGCGCCAACGCGCTGTGCCCCGGGTTGATCGGGACGAGCTTCCACGACACCTTCTCCAAACCCGAGGGGCGCAAGGCCGTGGCGGGCAACACCCCGCTGCGCCGCGAGGGGCATCCGGACGAAGTCGCGGCGGCGGTGGCGTATCTGCTCTCGGAGGACGCGTCGTTCCTCACCGGCGTCAATCTCGACATCAATGGCGGGCTGTTCTTCTCCTGA
- a CDS encoding rhamnogalacturonan acetylesterase gives MLKTLFPLALLAAPAAHAQTVPAEPRAPGEVPKTRTDAAPIKAVKLILVGDSTMAPGSGWASMFCAAHVKSSVACLNLGRGGRSTRSYRQEGSWEIARNEIGVKGYDAVYVLIQFGHNDQSSASERWTAIESEFPANLTRYVQEVRAAGGIPVLLTPLSRREFKQGKLNNTLDVWSAEVRKVAAATQTPLVDLNADSAALVQKLGPVAATKLAQAEPNAEELAAAQAGTTRKPRPADAARLPDAPTTPEGPRGQITRKFDYTHVGDAGARVFGRVVANGLARAVPALRGQLVP, from the coding sequence ATGCTCAAGACCCTGTTCCCGCTGGCGCTGCTTGCAGCGCCAGCGGCTCATGCCCAGACCGTGCCGGCCGAGCCGCGCGCGCCGGGCGAAGTTCCCAAGACGCGCACGGACGCGGCGCCGATCAAGGCAGTCAAGCTGATCCTGGTCGGCGACTCCACCATGGCGCCGGGCAGCGGCTGGGCGTCGATGTTCTGCGCCGCGCACGTCAAGTCGAGCGTCGCCTGCCTCAATTTGGGCCGCGGCGGACGCTCGACGCGCAGCTATCGCCAGGAAGGTTCGTGGGAGATCGCCCGCAACGAGATCGGCGTGAAAGGCTATGACGCAGTCTATGTGCTGATCCAGTTCGGGCATAACGACCAGTCCAGCGCGAGTGAACGCTGGACGGCGATAGAAAGCGAGTTCCCGGCTAACCTCACGCGCTATGTGCAGGAGGTGCGCGCGGCGGGGGGCATACCGGTGCTGCTGACTCCGCTGTCGCGGCGCGAGTTCAAGCAGGGCAAGCTCAACAATACGCTAGACGTGTGGTCGGCCGAGGTCCGGAAAGTGGCGGCGGCGACGCAGACGCCGCTGGTGGACCTCAACGCCGACAGCGCGGCTTTGGTCCAGAAGCTTGGGCCGGTCGCGGCGACCAAGCTCGCCCAGGCCGAGCCCAATGCCGAAGAACTCGCCGCGGCGCAGGCAGGGACGACGCGCAAGCCGCGCCCGGCCGATGCGGCGCGGCTGCCCGATGCTCCGACCACCCCCGAGGGGCCGCGCGGCCAGATCACGCGCAAGTTCGACTATACGCATGTCGGCGATGCCGGGGCTCGGGTGTTCGGACGCGTGGTGGCGAACGGGCTGGCCAGGGCGGTGCCGGCGCTGCGCGGCCAGCTAGTGCCCTAG
- a CDS encoding sugar kinase encodes MHIVGEIDVPDQPAILCFGEVLLRLNPIGAEPLAHSERLQLHVGGAEANVAGALATLGHHAAMVSVVPDQPLGERAIRALRAAGIDTQPVRRRPGRQGLYFLAPGASLRASEILYDREGSSFACEDWAALDWPGLLAGFDWLHVSGITPALGPMLADATLTAMRAARAAGVRISYDGNYRPQLWGRWSDAPASTLEVLVAEADLFFGNHRDFGLLLGTQFSGEGPERRREAAEAGFASFPNLRWIVSTARQVDSVDQHRLRARIDTRNAAFVTEEHVIPGVVDRIGTGDAFAAGVLHGLMRGEDEQAAVRHGLALACLKHSAPGDMTLFDRAALEAFGEGGLDVRR; translated from the coding sequence ATGCACATCGTAGGAGAGATTGACGTGCCGGACCAGCCTGCCATCCTGTGCTTCGGGGAAGTCCTGTTGCGGCTGAACCCCATCGGTGCGGAGCCGCTGGCGCATAGCGAGCGGCTGCAGCTTCACGTCGGTGGCGCGGAGGCGAATGTCGCCGGTGCGCTGGCAACGCTGGGGCACCACGCAGCGATGGTCAGCGTCGTGCCAGATCAGCCGCTCGGGGAGCGTGCGATCCGCGCCTTGCGTGCGGCCGGCATCGACACGCAGCCGGTGCGGCGACGGCCCGGCCGCCAGGGGCTGTACTTCCTGGCACCCGGCGCGTCGTTGCGCGCATCCGAGATCCTGTACGATCGCGAGGGCAGCAGCTTCGCCTGCGAGGACTGGGCGGCACTCGACTGGCCGGGGCTGCTCGCCGGGTTCGACTGGCTCCATGTTTCGGGAATCACCCCGGCGCTTGGCCCCATGCTGGCCGATGCCACGCTGACGGCGATGCGCGCGGCGCGCGCCGCGGGGGTTCGCATCTCCTATGACGGCAATTACCGCCCGCAGCTCTGGGGCCGCTGGTCCGACGCGCCCGCATCGACGCTGGAGGTGCTGGTCGCCGAAGCGGACCTGTTCTTCGGCAACCATCGCGACTTCGGCCTGCTGCTCGGCACCCAATTTTCGGGCGAAGGTCCCGAGCGCCGCCGCGAAGCCGCCGAAGCCGGATTTGCCAGTTTCCCCAATCTCCGCTGGATCGTCTCGACTGCGCGTCAGGTCGATAGCGTCGACCAACACCGGCTGCGCGCGCGGATTGACACGCGCAACGCCGCCTTTGTCACCGAGGAGCATGTCATCCCCGGCGTGGTCGACCGGATCGGCACCGGCGACGCCTTTGCCGCGGGGGTGTTGCACGGGCTGATGCGCGGCGAGGACGAGCAGGCCGCGGTGCGCCACGGCCTCGCCCTCGCCTGCCTCAAGCATAGCGCGCCCGGCGACATGACGCTGTTCGATCGGGCCGCGCTCGAGGCGTTTGGCGAAGGTGGGCTCGATGTGCGCCGCTAA